Proteins from a genomic interval of Callospermophilus lateralis isolate mCalLat2 chromosome 1, mCalLat2.hap1, whole genome shotgun sequence:
- the LOC143409073 gene encoding 3-ketoacyl-CoA thiolase B, peroxisomal — MLRLQVVLGHLNGRPKSHPALQAAPCFSSFPQASAADVVVVHGRRTAIGKAGRGGFKDTTPDELLSAVLTAVLQDVKLRPEQLGDISVGNVLQPGAGAIMARIAQFLSGIPETVPLSTVNRQCSSGLQAVANIAGGIRNGSYDIGMACGVESMSLADRGNPGNITSRLLENEKARDCLIPMGITSENVAEKFGISREKQDTFALASQQKAARAQSRGCFRTEIVPVTTTIHDDKGTKRSITVSQDEGIRPNTTMEGLAKLKPAFKDGGSTTAGNSSQVSDGAAAILLARRSKAEELGLPILGVLRSYAVVGVPPDVMGIGPAYAIPAALEKAGLTVNDVDIFEINEAFASQAVYCVEKLGIPPEKVNPLGGAVALGHPLGCTGARQVITLLNELKRRGKRAYGVVSMCVGTGMGAAAVFEYPGN, encoded by the exons ATGTTGAGGCTGCAGGTTGTTCTGGGCCACCTCAATGGCCGACCTAAGTCGCACCCGGCGCTGCAGGCTGCACCGTGCTTCAGTAGCTTCCCGCAAGCCTCGGCTGCGGACGTGGTGGTGGTGCACGGACGGCGCACTGCCATTGGCAAGGCGGGCCGCGGCGGCTTTAAG GACACCACCCCAGATGAGCTTCTGTCAGCCGTCTTGACTGCAGTTCTCCAGGACGTAAAGCTCAGGCCTGAGCAGTTGGGGGACATCTCCGTGG GAAATGTGCTTCAGCCTGGAGCTGGGGCCATCATGGCCCGGATTGCCCAGTTTCTGAG TGGCATCCCAGAGACTGTGCCTCTGTCCACGGTCAACAGACAGTGCTCATCAGGGCTGCAGGCAGTAGCCAACATAGCTG GTGGCATCAGAAATGGGTCTTATGACATTGGCATGGCCTGTGG gGTGGAGTCCATGTCCCTGGCTGACAGAGGGAACCCTGGAAATATCACTTCACGCTTGCTGGAGAATGAGAAGGCCAGAGACTGCTTGATCCCCATGGG GATAACCTCAGAGAACGTGGCTGAGAAGTTTGGCATTTCACGAGAGAAGCAGGATACCTTTGCACTGGCCTCCCAGCAGAA GGCAGCAAGAGCCCAGAGCAGGGGCTGTTTCCGCACTGAGATTGTGCCTGTGACCACCACCATCCACGATGACAAGGGCACCAAGAGgagcatcactgtgtcccaggatGAGGGAATCCGCCCCAACACCACCATGGAGGGCCTGGCCAAACTGAAGCCTGCTTTCAAAGATGGCGGCTCCACCACAGCTG GAAACTCTAGCCAGGTGAGCGATGGAGCAGCTGCCATCCTCTTGGCCCGGAGGTCAAAGGCAGAAGAGTTGGGCCTCCCCATCCTCGGGGTTCTGAGGTCCTATGCAGTGGTTGGAGTCCCACCTGATGTCATGGGCATTGGACCTGCATATGCCATCCCTGCAGCCTTGGAGAAAGCAG GACTGACAGTGAATGACGTGGACATCTTTGAGATCAATGAGGCCTTTGCAAGCCAG GCTGTCTACTGTGTGGAGAAGCTAGGAATCCCCCCTGAGAAGGTGAACCCTCTGGGAGGAGCAGTGGCCCTGGGCCACCCCCTGGGCTGCACTGGGGCACGACAGGTCATCACACTGCTGAATGAGCTGAAGCGCCGTGGAAAGAG GGCATATGGAGTGGTGTCCATGTGCGTTGGCACTGGGATGGGAGCTGCTGCTGTCTTCGAATACCCTGGGAACTGA